In Desulfobotulus mexicanus, a genomic segment contains:
- a CDS encoding enoyl-CoA hydratase/isomerase family protein, with protein MAIVEWEKDESVAIIRMNSGENRHNLEFGKAMCAAIDEALADAEVKAIVLTGNDGKNFSQGVDIEWMFGRQNEQDYQAMKDFMYKMNEVFAKLLTVPVPTIAAISGHAFGNGAILSCACDFRFMRADRGYFCFPEVDLGIPFLPGMIAFCKKSVPYYKFNEMKLTGKRAGAAELEADHVISKACDNLESLMTESVAFAKTFHKKRGIFGEHKKRLHKEIIEIMDVEDKPVIESLALFIAD; from the coding sequence ATGGCCATTGTTGAGTGGGAAAAAGACGAGTCCGTTGCCATCATCCGCATGAACAGCGGTGAAAACCGCCACAATCTTGAATTCGGCAAGGCAATGTGTGCTGCCATTGATGAAGCCCTTGCGGATGCGGAAGTAAAAGCCATTGTTCTTACAGGAAATGATGGCAAAAACTTCAGCCAGGGCGTGGACATTGAGTGGATGTTCGGCAGACAGAATGAACAGGATTATCAGGCCATGAAAGATTTCATGTACAAAATGAATGAGGTCTTTGCCAAACTTCTCACCGTTCCCGTACCCACCATTGCCGCCATCAGCGGCCATGCCTTTGGTAACGGAGCCATCCTTAGCTGTGCCTGTGACTTCCGCTTCATGCGTGCCGACCGGGGATATTTCTGCTTCCCGGAAGTGGATCTGGGCATTCCATTTTTGCCCGGCATGATCGCCTTCTGCAAAAAATCCGTACCCTACTACAAATTCAACGAAATGAAACTCACGGGCAAGCGGGCAGGTGCTGCTGAGCTGGAAGCAGATCATGTGATCTCCAAGGCCTGCGACAATCTGGAAAGCCTTATGACTGAATCCGTGGCCTTTGCCAAAACCTTCCACAAAAAGCGGGGCATCTTTGGCGAGCATAAAAAACGCCTGCACAAAGAAATCATTGAAATCATGGATGTTGAAGACAAGCCTGTGATTGAATCTCTGGCCCTCTTCATTGCGGACTGA
- the mutL gene encoding DNA mismatch repair endonuclease MutL — protein MSKIRVLPDILSNKIAAGEVVERPASVVKELVENSLDAGSTSIEVAIERGGLAGIRVSDNGHGMGADDAMLSLERYATSKLLTDADLFSIRTLGFRGEALPSMASVSRFELVSREQDAPSGVRIVVEGGRILDVTETGAAPGTVISVKNLFFNVPARRKFLKTENTEMGHIADILLSVSLGFPDVQFRLLHNGRVLRHLAGGDAFVRAVDVLGKEVENHLFPVEHRGAGIRVSGWVASPDISRSTTQRIYLYVNGRHVRDRSVYKALFEGYKGRMMTGRYPVAILFLDVDPDRVDVNVHPTKHEVRFADGRAVWAAVRDGVALALTGEDNRKWQVSSVSRRESLEEVRNIVATHGAVSSRHGEGLGPLSGENVSGNDLKDGAGSASSFSAEAAPLAGEIVRESAESGDPGHAFSPEAMFSGKEEQREEAGEIRQERPRFSGQGGSPGVFSAQDPQGRLWEKKEFYSELKIIGQLHNTYILCESDAGLVMVDQHAAHERVRYEALRRRHEKGKGLSQQLLIPQVVELGFRETDLAWELLPLMEALGLYVEPFGGNSFVIKAVPDLLSHGDLGQVFADTVAEMVAEGHTESYVEAVDQCLILMACHSAIRANQALKPEEIRHLFHELDACAQPSRCPHGRPIWIQWEKRFLEKSFGRVG, from the coding sequence ATGTCCAAGATCCGAGTATTGCCTGACATTCTTTCCAACAAAATTGCCGCAGGCGAGGTGGTGGAGCGTCCGGCTTCCGTTGTGAAGGAGCTTGTGGAAAACAGCCTGGATGCGGGCAGCACCAGCATTGAGGTAGCCATAGAAAGGGGCGGGCTTGCGGGTATCCGGGTGTCCGACAATGGTCATGGCATGGGAGCAGATGATGCCATGTTGTCCCTTGAGCGTTATGCCACAAGCAAGCTTTTAACCGATGCGGATCTTTTTTCCATCCGAACCTTAGGATTTCGGGGTGAAGCTTTGCCAAGTATGGCTTCCGTTTCCCGTTTTGAGCTTGTCAGCCGGGAGCAGGACGCTCCTTCCGGTGTGCGCATAGTGGTGGAAGGAGGGCGGATTCTGGATGTTACGGAAACGGGTGCTGCACCGGGTACTGTTATTTCCGTAAAAAATCTTTTTTTCAATGTTCCTGCCCGCAGAAAATTTCTGAAAACGGAAAATACGGAGATGGGGCACATAGCCGATATTCTGCTTTCCGTTTCTCTGGGTTTTCCAGATGTGCAGTTCCGGCTTCTTCACAATGGCCGTGTGCTGAGGCATCTTGCCGGAGGTGATGCCTTTGTCCGGGCCGTGGATGTGCTGGGAAAGGAAGTGGAAAACCATCTTTTCCCAGTGGAGCATCGGGGGGCTGGAATCAGGGTAAGTGGCTGGGTGGCATCCCCGGATATTTCCCGAAGTACTACCCAGCGGATCTATCTTTATGTGAATGGCCGTCATGTCCGGGACAGGTCTGTATATAAGGCCCTTTTTGAGGGGTATAAGGGCCGGATGATGACGGGCCGCTACCCTGTGGCCATTTTATTTTTGGATGTGGATCCTGACCGGGTGGACGTGAATGTGCATCCCACCAAGCATGAGGTGAGGTTTGCCGACGGCAGGGCGGTGTGGGCTGCCGTGCGGGATGGTGTGGCTTTGGCACTGACGGGGGAGGACAATCGTAAATGGCAGGTTTCTTCAGTCTCTCGCAGGGAGAGTCTGGAAGAAGTCAGGAATATTGTTGCCACCCACGGCGCTGTTTCTTCAAGGCATGGTGAAGGTCTCGGCCCACTTTCCGGAGAGAATGTGTCAGGAAATGATCTTAAGGATGGGGCAGGGTCTGCATCTTCTTTTTCTGCAGAGGCAGCCCCTTTGGCCGGTGAAATAGTGAGGGAGTCCGCAGAATCTGGAGATCCGGGCCATGCATTTTCTCCGGAAGCCATGTTTTCCGGGAAGGAAGAACAGAGGGAAGAGGCAGGTGAAATCCGGCAGGAAAGGCCCCGGTTTTCCGGTCAAGGGGGCAGTCCCGGTGTTTTTTCTGCACAGGACCCGCAGGGAAGACTTTGGGAGAAAAAGGAATTTTATTCGGAACTGAAGATTATAGGTCAGCTCCATAATACCTATATTCTCTGTGAGTCCGACGCTGGGCTGGTAATGGTGGATCAGCATGCGGCCCATGAGCGGGTGCGCTATGAAGCCTTGAGACGACGCCATGAAAAGGGCAAAGGTCTTTCCCAGCAGCTTTTGATTCCCCAGGTGGTGGAGCTTGGTTTCCGTGAAACGGATCTGGCCTGGGAGCTGCTGCCGTTAATGGAGGCTCTGGGGTTATATGTGGAGCCCTTTGGTGGTAATTCCTTTGTGATCAAAGCGGTTCCTGACCTTCTCTCCCACGGGGATCTGGGTCAGGTGTTTGCGGATACGGTTGCAGAGATGGTGGCGGAGGGGCATACAGAAAGCTATGTGGAAGCAGTGGATCAGTGCCTGATTCTCATGGCCTGTCATTCGGCCATCCGGGCCAATCAGGCACTGAAGCCCGAAGAGATCCGTCATCTTTTCCATGAACTGGATGCCTGTGCCCAGCCTTCCCGGTGTCCCCACGGCAGACCCATCTGGATCCAGTGGGAAAAACGCTTTCTGGAAAAAAGTTTTGGCAGGGTGGGATAA